One Elaeis guineensis isolate ETL-2024a chromosome 10, EG11, whole genome shotgun sequence genomic window carries:
- the LOC105052539 gene encoding uncharacterized protein isoform X1, translating to MAGLSVLLEAQKNFPKNTQILRKTSILRNFSLSSIPLPISPPSPSFPTSPFLEFCYLCRKRLQEGKDIYMYRGDRAFCSVECRCKQIFMDEESGRRDNCSLAASASAAAERGGAPAARHRRRVAGKGSSVAGDFAY from the exons ATGGCGGGCTTGAGCGTTCTTTTGGAAGCCCAGAAGAACTTCCCAAAAAACACCCAAATCCTCAGGAAGACCTCCATCCTACGAAACTTTTCTCTCTCCTCCATTCCTCTTCCCATCTCCCctccttccccttccttcccCACGAGCCCTTTCCTGGAATTCTGCTACCTCTGCCGCAAAAGACTCCAAGAAGGGAAGGACATCTACATGTATAG ggGTGACAGGGCGTTTTGCAGCGTGGAGTGCCGGTGCAAGCAGATATTCATGGACGAGGAGAGCGGGAGGAGGGACAACTGCTCGCTCGCCGCCTCCGCCTCCGCCGCCGCCGAGAGAGGAGGAGCGCCGGCTGCGCGTCACCGGAGGCGGGTGGCAGGGAAGGGGTCGTCGGTGGCCGGCGACTTCGCGTACTGA
- the LOC105052539 gene encoding uncharacterized protein isoform X2, with amino-acid sequence MAGLSVLLEAQKNFPKNTQILRKTSILRNFSLSSIPLPISPPSPSFPTSPFLEFCYLCRKRLQEGKDIYMYRAFCSVECRCKQIFMDEESGRRDNCSLAASASAAAERGGAPAARHRRRVAGKGSSVAGDFAY; translated from the exons ATGGCGGGCTTGAGCGTTCTTTTGGAAGCCCAGAAGAACTTCCCAAAAAACACCCAAATCCTCAGGAAGACCTCCATCCTACGAAACTTTTCTCTCTCCTCCATTCCTCTTCCCATCTCCCctccttccccttccttcccCACGAGCCCTTTCCTGGAATTCTGCTACCTCTGCCGCAAAAGACTCCAAGAAGGGAAGGACATCTACATGTATAG GGCGTTTTGCAGCGTGGAGTGCCGGTGCAAGCAGATATTCATGGACGAGGAGAGCGGGAGGAGGGACAACTGCTCGCTCGCCGCCTCCGCCTCCGCCGCCGCCGAGAGAGGAGGAGCGCCGGCTGCGCGTCACCGGAGGCGGGTGGCAGGGAAGGGGTCGTCGGTGGCCGGCGACTTCGCGTACTGA